In Desulforegula conservatrix Mb1Pa, one genomic interval encodes:
- a CDS encoding helix-turn-helix domain-containing protein, producing MARKASGIEILDQAKEILSKAKTVNELRRAQAVILPLEFGLSLSQTAMILGVSVGWVCRLRRQFINKIPAKKEHGGRR from the coding sequence ATGGCAAGAAAAGCAAGTGGAATAGAGATACTTGATCAGGCAAAAGAGATTTTATCAAAGGCAAAGACAGTCAATGAATTAAGAAGAGCTCAGGCTGTAATATTACCGTTGGAATTTGGATTATCACTTTCTCAGACAGCAATGATTTTAGGCGTTTCTGTCGGATGGGTATGTCGTTTAAGAAGACAGTTTATCAATAAAATCCCAGCAAAGAAAGAGCACGGAGGCCGCAGAA